The Brassica oleracea var. oleracea cultivar TO1000 chromosome C6, BOL, whole genome shotgun sequence genomic interval NNNNNNNNNNNNNNNNNNNNNNNNNNNNNNNNNNNNNNNNNNNNNNNNNNNNNNNNNNNNNNNNNNNNNNNNNNNNNNNNNNNNNNNNNNNNNNNNNNNNNNNNNNNNNNNNNNNNNNNNNNNNNNNNNNNNNNNNNNNNNNNNNNNNNNNNNNNNNNNNNNNNNNNNNNNNNNNNNNNNNNNNNNNNNNNNNNNNNNNNNNNNNNNNNNNNNNNNGATGAAAGACCTTGGAGAAGCAAGACAGATTCTAGGGATGAGAATCAGTAGAAGCAAGGAAGGTCTTAAGCTATCACAAGAGGAGTATGTGAAGAAAGTCCTCAAGAGGTTTAACATGGATGATGCGAAGCCAGTCAGTACTCCCCTGGCAAGTCATTTTCGGTTATCCAGAGAACAGTCTCCAAAGACGGAAGACGAGATGACATATATGAATAAAGTTCCATATGCTTCTGCTATAGGCAGCCTGATGTACGCGAGATATTTACAAGGCCAGACATTGCACATGCAGCGGGAGTCGTCAGCAGATTTATGAGCAATCCAGGAAAGGAACATTGGGAAGCCATTAAGTGGATTTTCAGATACCTGAAAGGAAAACCAAGCTTATCGCTATGTTTCACGAAGTCTGAGACGGGATTGCAGGGATATGTTGATGCTAACAATGGAGGTGACGTTGACAGCACGAAGAGCACAACCGGGTATGTCTACACCTTTGGCGGTACTGCAATTTGTTGGGTTTCGAAGTTGCAGAAAATTGTATCTCTATCAAGCTGTGAAGCTGAGTATGTTGCGGTAACGGAAGCAACAAAAGAGATGATATGGCTACAGTCTTTTCTAGAAGAGCTAGGCCATGACCAAGGGAAAGGTGTGTTGTACTGTGACAGTAAAAGTGCCATCGATTTGGCAAAGAATCCGGTTTACCATGCTCGGACGGAGCACATACATCGTCGATATCATTTCATCAGATCAGCATTAGAAGATGAAATGTTGGTGCTTGAGAAGATCCCAGGAAGTAAGAATCCAGCAGACATGCTGACGAAGGTCGTGCCGTATGATAAGCTGAGGTTGTGTGCAGCCTCAGTTGGCTTGTTGGAGTAACAAGCTGGGAAGACCTGCTACACTGATCAAGGTGTGAAGACAGATTGAAATCAGTCTTCAAGTGGGAGATTGTTAGTCAAAGAATCACGTTTTTTTCATTATTGGACGGTGAAAGAAAGTGGTTGAATGGAGATATGGTGAAAACAAAGTCAAAAAGGAATGGCTTGATCATCTTGTCAACACCTACCTCTCAAGCTCATTCTATAAATACATGGTGTTTCTTCACGTTTAAGATTATCCCAAAAACAAGAAAAACAGAGAGAACAAGAAAAGATCAGAGAAGAAAAGAAGAAAAAGAAGAAGAATTTTTTTTTCACAAAACATCTTCTTTAAGAAATTACTCGTAATTTCTTAGTGTATTTGGGATCGGGGTGTGAGTTGTGAGCTTGTAAAATTTCTCTGGTTGATAATAAAAGATCTGTAGCAGATCCGGAGACGCAGGCAACATTGGCCGAACTCCGTTAACAATTTGGTGTGTGTGCTCTTTTCCCGCTCCCATTAATATTGGTTTTCCACAAAATTTGACCGTTTATTTCCTAACATTTGGAACCGTTCTGGTCAGTCATGCTTTGACAGTATCCTTTCACAGAGCTTTTTACATGCAGAATTCAAACTGCAATCCAGTTAATTGAATTATTCTCTGCATTACAGTATAGATTAGCAGAAGACACATTTGGAACATGGGGTTTAGGGAATGGCAAAGACATTCCTCCTGGTGAGTTATACAGCCAATCTGCCAACTACATCGCTGCAGCTCATTCCTTGAAGCCAAGTTATTCGGTAAGCCTTAGATTCACACTGATTCCAACTCCTGAGGGTTAGGCTGATCCTTTTTCCTGGTCCAGGTTTACAGCAGCGCATTAAGGCTCGTTCGTTCCATGGTACCTTTTTTGATGACCCATCACTTCCCGCACTCAAGTTGATTCATTTTATGGAAAAATGACCAATATAAATATATATATATATATATGTTGGGCAGCTACGGAGCTACCTCTACCGCTTCTTAAGGTTGGATATCTAACGGCACCACCAATGGAAAATTCACTCGCACCTCACAGTGATTGGAAAAGCACTGAGTTTGAGCTCAATCACGAGAGGCTCCTTCAGGGACTCTCTCAATTTGAGTAGGTTTTACTTTTATGGTCTTGAAGAGAATCTTCCGTTAAGGAAAAGTTGAATCATGAGATTACGCAAAAAGATGGATAGTGTATCTAGAGAGATTGTTCAAATGCAGTGTACTAATCCTACTACCTTGCGTGGGGTAGATAGTGAAACCTGAAGCAAGAGATGGGGAGAAACCTGTCTGGAAAATCAGAGTCAATGAGCACAAACGTGGAGAGGAAGACGGTAAAAGTGAATATAACAGAGATAGTGTCAGTGACGACATGTGCTGATCTGACTCTGCCTCCTTGTGCTGGTCTCTACATTGATACCGTTCATGGCCCAGTTTACTTGGTAAGCGCCTCACTACATATACTTTATATTATTATTTAAGAGGAAGATTTTAAAATTAGAAATTAAAAATGTATGGACATCGGCCTTAAAAAGAACAGGTAGCAGATTCATGGGAGTCGTTGGATGGGTGGCTGGATGCAATACGGTTGGTGTCGAAAGGGAAGAGTGATGTTTTAGCCGGTATTATTGCCTCTACATATTTTTTTAGGCATAAATTCTCATTTTAGAGCATGATGTTTTTCTCTCTAAGGAAATTTACAATTGATGCCTCCCAAATGTACTATGAATTATTTTCCCTCCGTTTCAAAATAATGTATATTCTAAAGTTTGCACACTTATTAAAAAAACACATAAAATTTTGATAATAAATATATTATTTTCCTATGATTGTTAACTAATCAAAATTCAGTAAATACAATTATTGTCTTTTAAATTTACGATTTGTCATTATAACATACAATAGAAAAATAAAATATGAATTTTTTTTAGAAACAAAATTTTAAAACATGGATAACGAAAAGGGGCAACTATCCAAGAATTTTCAATCATAAAAGGACCAACAAATAAATAAATAAAATTCAACATGATGGGCTGGGCTAATGGGCCAATATGATATATGTGGGCCTTTGTCTTTCTCTGTCTCTCTCTGCTGGCTCAGTGTCACTTTCCAAATCCAAAATCAAAGAAGCTCAGAGCTGAAGAAAATCAATGGCGTCTCCGTCGACTAGGTGGCTTTCATTCCACGGTTCTCTCTATGCCAAGCCTCGTATACTTTCTCCGTCGCTTCCACTAGCCTACTATCCCCTACAAAACCCTAACAACAAGGTGAATCGATCAGCAATTTCTTTCAATGTATCTTTCTCTTTGAAGCCTGTGCCAACATTTTTGTCTTCTTCTTAGCTGAGTAGCGAGGCGAAGGCCAAGCGATTGATATGCAGAGCGGATATTTCACAGGACGCGCCGCTAGCGTCGGCAATAGGCGCGTGCATCCTCAGTTCCTTTGTTTTTCCGGTGGCGAAGCGAGTGGAAGATGAGGAGAACTCAGCGATAGTATCAACAGGTATGAGAATAGCAGCGATATGATGGGAATCATCAGCTTCATCCCTTACTTCAATTGGCTGGTCTGTTCCTTTTTTTTTTATTAGATGAAATGTAATACTCTTTTATCTAAAGAAACAAATTATTGTGCTCTTGTTGTGGATGAACAGAGTTGGGTCTTCGCTTGGCTTGACACTCGGAAAACGCGTTACGCTGTCTATGCTTTCGTTTATCTCCTTCCCTATCTCAGGTACCTTTGTACTCACTCTCTCTTTGGAACTCTTATGTCTCTCTTTTAATTTTTTTTTTTTTTTTTTTTTGTCTTCAATTGGGTGTTATTGTTCATTTTGTTCAAATTTTCAGCTCAAACCTGTCAATTTCTCCGGAAGAAAGCTGGTTGCCAATTACAAGCATTGTCTTGGGCATCATTCATGTTCAGGTTCTCTTTCTTTCTTTCTAAATAAAACCACTATAAACTTGCTGCTGCTGCAACAACAACGCTTTTGTGTTTCATCATCCTTGTCCTTTTTTGTGGGTAGCTTGAAGCAAGTATCGCAAATGGTGATGTTCAGACTCTTGTCAAAGACACATCTCAAAACTTTTCTTCAAAGAAAAAACTCCATTTTGATTCCAAGGTAAACTTGCTTCTTCTTAATAAGTTTAATAACCTTAAGTGTCCTCACTAGAACACTTCCGAATTGGATATGATACTCACAAGTCCCTTAAAATTTTGCATTGAAGGAGAAAGACGGTGACGATTAAAACCAACCTAAAGGAAGACCCCAAAGACACCAAGAATGAAACACTGAGGGGAATAAAAGAGAATTAATGATATGATGATGATTGAGTTAGTTTTGTAACAGGCCCTTCTTCTTCTTCTTCTTCTTTTTTAACCCAATAGAAAGAAAAAGATAATTCAATAAAAAGTGATTTAGTTCCCAAAAGATTCATGAGCCTCCAAAGATAAGCAGTGGATGAAAATTTTTGGCGACCAGGAAGTCACACAGACTAAAAAACAAGGATGATAACCACGACTCATAAAACAAAACATCCTTCTTAAAACACAACGTATTGATATATCTGATGTTGGTTATGTACATATGGTTTAGTGATTGTAAATAGATACCCGGTTTGTTCCGGTTAGTTAGTTAGAACAAGTGTATATAGTCTTATGACTATCATTTTGAATAATCTAACACAAAAGTTAAATCTGTACGATCAGACAACGCTCCTGAGCTATGGTTTGATGATCTCTACAAACGCAAAGGGATTGTTTCTTACCACTCATGTTCTGAGACACCTGAACAGAATTCAGTGGTTGAACGCAAACATCAACATGTATTAAATGTTGTAAGAGCTCTTCTCTCCAGTCCCATGTTCCTCTATCTCTGTGGGCTGAATGTGTTCTCCCGGCGGTTTTCCTTATCAACAGGACTCCTTCTCCTCTTCTTTCTAACAAGACCCCATTCGATATTCTTCATCAAAAGGAACCTGACTACTCTCACTTGAAAACTTTTGGATGTTTATGCTATGCAAATACTTCACCTAAACATCACCATAAGTTTCAAGAACGTGCCAGAGCTTGTGTTTTCCTTGGCTACCCCTCTGGATACAAAGATTATAAGCTCTTAGATCTTCAGAGTAATTCCATCTTTATTTCCAGGAACGTGGTCTTCTATGAAGATATGTTTTCTTTCCATAAACCTGAGATCTCTACTGATGCTCAGATATTTTTTCCACCTATTGGACATTCTTCTCCTCATGTTGAAGCCATTGTCTCTGGTAGTGCGCCTTTGATGGATCCACCTGCTGTTGTTGATTCTATTCACATGACATCTAAACCACCAGGTCATCTCAAGGATTATCATTGCTATGCTGTGAATTCTTCTACAGCGCATCCCATTTCAAACGTTCTCTCCTATGACGCGTTCTCGGATCCTTATATGATAATCATCAATGCTGTCAATAGCATTCATTCATGCTCAAGCACAAAAGTTCAAAGAGTGGTGTGAAGCTATGAATATTGGGATCACTGCTCTTGAGGATAATGGTACTTGGTTGATTTGTTCTTTACCTGAAGGAAAGTAAGCAGTGGGATGCAAATGGGTTTTTAAAGTGAAACTCAATGCAGATGGGACATTGGAAAGGTATAAAGCTCGGCTTGTGGCAAAAGCATATACACAACATGAGGGTTTAGACTATGTTTAAACCTTTTCCCCTGTTGCCAAATTGGCTATTGTGATTCTCTTGCTCGCTGTTGCTGCTGCTAAAGGATGGTCTCTTTCTCAGTTGGATATCTCCAATGCCTTTCTCAATGGCGATTTAGAGGAAGAGATTTACATGACCTTACCACCTGGATACTCAGCAAGACAGGGGGAATCTTTTCCTCCAAATGATGTATGTAAACTCAAGAAATCTCTCTATGGTTTAAAACAAGCCTCTCAAAAATGGTTTCTGAAATTTTCTGCGACACTACTTCAGCTGGGTTTCACGACTTCTTCTGGGGATCATACTTTGTTTTTGAAGAATTCTGGTGATGTATACATGGTTGTCTTAGTGTACGTTGATGACATATTAATTGCTAGCAGTTGTGATAAGCAACTAAGTTACTTAAAGCTGTCCTACAAGCATCTTTTAAACTCAGAGACTTGGGAACTCCCCGTTACTTTCTCGCCCCTCGATGGTTTTATCTTTAGTTGTTTTGTATTGTTTTCTAGCTTCTTTCTACCGTCGAGCATGTTTTTGGGATCTTCTGATTCAGTTGTAAATCCTTGTGCTCTTTGACCTTTTAATATAAGTTGCCGAGGAAGCTGGGCCTGCGCTTCCAGCCCAGTGCTGACCACACTGAGAAACACGAAAGCGTGTTACAAAAAAAAAAAAAAAAAACAAGCCATAACGTGATAGCGGGCAGATAAAAAGGTGGCCCAAACTGTTTAGTATCTTATAAAAGAGGCCCATTTGACAATTTTCAATCAAAATTTCAGTCATGTTTCCAGTAACAAAGGGTTTAATCAGAAACTTGAGTCTCCTTCCTCTTCCTCTCGTTGCTGCAGCAATGGCTCCTTCTGCCGTCGTTAGGGTTTACTCTACTACTACTACTAGTCCCGCATCTCCTTCGGAAGCTTCCGTCAAGAAAGTTGGTACTCACAATGGAAGCTTTCACTGCGACGAGGCTCTCGGTTGCTTCATGATCCGCCTCTCCCATAAGTTCTCCGGCGCCGACATCGTCCGTACCCGTGACCCTAAGGTAACACAAACAAATCTAAGATGTTTTTAGCTCTTAGGAATTGAGTTAGTCGGAGACTGTTTGCTTGTTTGAAATTGATTTTGGAATTTAGGGTTTCGATTGTTGATGGGATGTTTTGATGCAGATATTGGGGGAGCTTGATGCAGTGCTTGACGTTGGAGGTGTTTATGACCCCGACCATGACCGCTATGATCATCACCAGAAGGGCTTCGAAGAGGTGTTTGGACACGGTTTCAACACCAAGCTCAGCAGTGCCGGTCTCGTTTACAAGGTTATTTTCTTTGCTTTGCTCCCTCAGTTTTCTTTGAAAGAAAGAAAGAAAGTATGTCTGAATGTTGTTTTGGCTCAGCATTTTGGAAAGGAGATCATAGCTAAGGAACTTAACGTCGACCAAGATCACCCTGATGTCCTTCGCTTGTTTCTAGCTGTCTACAAGAGCTTCATGGAGGTATTATTCTCTACCACTGTTGCCTTTCATTCTCCATGCATTTTTTTTTTGTTAATGTTTCATCAACTTTTTTTTTTTGACAGGCGATTGATGCTGTGGACAACGGAATAAATCGGTATGATACTGATCAGCCTCCAAGATATGTGAACAACACGCATTTGTCTTCGAGGGTTGGAAGATTAAATCTTGATTGGATTGACCCTGACCAGTCCCAGGAGAAGGAGAATGAGGCTTTCCAGCTTGCCATGGCTCTTGCTGGCAAAGAGTTCCTCCAAGTAAGACTTCTCTGTTCCAAGACTCATAACAGGTGGTTTCTCAAAGCTAACTTTTATATTTTGCATTGCCCTGTAGAGTGTAAGATTTCATGCAAGGTCGTGGTTGCCGGCTCGATCAATCGTGATGCAGTGCCTTGAAGAAAGATTCAAGACTGACCCTAGTGGCGAGATCATGGAACTGAAAAACTTCTGCCCTGTAAGAGCTTTCACCCTCCATTCCCCTTTCTCAATGCTATTCTGATTTCTTTATAGATTAAAACTTAACTCTCTGGGTCAATGGGTGAGCAGTGGAAGCTTCATTTGTTCGAGCTTGAGCAAGAGATGAAGATCGAACCACTCATCAAATACGTCATCTACCAGGTAACCTTCAAGCACGATATTAAGATAGGCTTGTAGGATCTCAGATGTGATGAGTGTGAATGACGTGTTCTCCTGAAGAAATGTGAATGTATTAGTGTGGTGAAAGGATAATTTGGTATTGAGAACTAGTGCAAATGATGTGTAGGACGAGCGAGGAAAGCAGTGGAGAGTCCAAGCAGTGGCGGTTGCACCAGACAGGTTTGAGAACCGAAAGGCTCTTCCTGAGCAATGGAGAGGCCTTAGAGATGAGGAACTCTCTAAAGCTGCTGAGATCCCCGGTTGCGTTTTTGTCCACATGAGCGGCTTTATTGGCGGAAACCAGTCCTATGAAGGGGCTTTATCCATGGCTCGAACTGCTCTCACTCTCTAATTCAAAGTCTAATTCAAAGCAGAGGGAGAGATTAACAATGCTTCATTATGTTGTACAATTTCTGTTCTCAGTTGAGTGACCGTTTCGTTATTTGTTTGCTTGGATGGAATCGTATCTTCAATAGATTTGGTTTCTTTTTATTTCCTTACTTGTAGAAATATGAGTCAATGATGTGCAACACAACAATAGTGAAACCAAGTCTTCATGAAATAAAATAATTCTACAAATATTTAAAACTCTGACAAAATTAGTATAACAACGTTTAAGCCCCAATTTTTTATAATAAAGCAACGGTTATATAAATTATTAGTGCGGATTAGTATATCTTCCTAGAATCGTATCTACGGACGGATAATCCTTCCTATATAGACAAGAATATCAACGGTAAGACAATTATTATTGTTGGGGATTAGGCAGAAGGTTTATTCAAGATATAAAGTCAAAGTGTGGGAGATTTTTGGTTCCTACAACACCAGATAGACCAGAACGTCCTAATGCCCCAGTGGTATATCCGAAATTGATAGTCAGTGATCTTTTCAAAGGAAATTTGGAGATGCTAAAAAATTTTGTTGTCCAAGAAAATATACCGCAGATTCGTAGTTTAGCATAAGTCAAACCACCTAGTGCAAAACGTCTTGCTGGAGCTTTACAAAAAGTAACCAATATACCGGTAAGTCTGAATACCGGATAACACAAATTATTTTAAATAATGAGAAAGAGAAAGATCTACTCAGAGTCTAAGTATCACCAAACTTCAAGCTTTTGTTTGAAAAATAAAAGCTCAGCAAAAGATTCATAACCTTATTTGACAGCTGATAACCGTCCATGTAGTAGTAACAAAGAATTTCACCCATCGTCATATGTGATGCATAATTATTATCTTGTGAGGAACCTGATGAAACGGCTACTCATGCTATATTTGAGTGTCCACCAGCGTTGCAGACATGGTCTCTATCAGTAACGTCATCGTGTCCAGACATTTTTCTGGTACCGAGTGTTTATGCTAACATG includes:
- the LOC106298280 gene encoding UPF0160 protein-like, with the translated sequence MFPVTKGLIRNLSLLPLPLVAAAMAPSAVVRVYSTTTTSPASPSEASVKKVGTHNGSFHCDEALGCFMIRLSHKFSGADIVRTRDPKILGELDAVLDVGGVYDPDHDRYDHHQKGFEEVFGHGFNTKLSSAGLVYKHFGKEIIAKELNVDQDHPDVLRLFLAVYKSFMEAIDAVDNGINRYDTDQPPRYVNNTHLSSRVGRLNLDWIDPDQSQEKENEAFQLAMALAGKEFLQSVRFHARSWLPARSIVMQCLEERFKTDPSGEIMELKNFCPWKLHLFELEQEMKIEPLIKYVIYQDERGKQWRVQAVAVAPDRFENRKALPEQWRGLRDEELSKAAEIPGCVFVHMSGFIGGNQSYEGALSMARTALTL